A genomic window from Blattabacterium cuenoti includes:
- a CDS encoding MATE family efflux transporter gives MIGSLGKKALASISLSNAVFFIIIIFGLGMSSGISVLIASVEAEKNYKKGAIIFYHGLIINFLLSILMYGAIYIFFFIFPYLGQPKNIFYETKSFLKIISISFFPWMIFEIFRKFSEGLSLIYPSFIITWISALINIIFNYLFIHGFYHFPKLGFLGVAYATLISRISMLIGIYFLLYQYKKVRNYFFYLKYYLYNKKYLKKILKIGVPSGLHMLFEMSAFSMSSFISGKCGIKELAAHQIVINLVSSTFLLCSGFSIVATIRIGNKFALQNYFELRKIGWSIIYMGIIFMSICSLLFIFFRNYIPFLYINNDKDVIKITKKIIIIASIFQLFDGIQSIIIGALRGIQDVNIPMWISFFSYWIIALPIGYFFSIYLKMGSIGVWSGLGLGITISSILLINRYNILTKKILKKN, from the coding sequence ATGATTGGATCTTTAGGAAAAAAAGCTTTAGCTTCAATTTCATTATCTAATGCTGTGTTTTTTATAATTATTATTTTTGGATTAGGAATGTCTAGTGGAATATCTGTTCTAATAGCCTCTGTAGAGGCTGAAAAAAATTATAAAAAAGGAGCTATAATTTTTTATCATGGATTAATAATTAATTTTCTTTTATCCATACTTATGTATGGAGCTATATATATTTTTTTTTTTATTTTTCCTTATTTAGGACAACCTAAAAATATTTTTTATGAAACTAAATCTTTTTTAAAAATTATTTCTATCTCTTTTTTTCCATGGATGATATTTGAAATTTTTAGAAAATTTTCAGAAGGATTATCATTAATATATCCTAGTTTTATTATTACTTGGATTTCCGCATTAATTAATATAATTTTTAATTATTTATTTATTCATGGATTTTATCATTTTCCAAAATTAGGTTTTTTAGGTGTAGCATATGCTACTTTAATATCTCGTATAAGTATGTTAATCGGTATTTATTTTTTATTATACCAATATAAAAAAGTTCGTAATTATTTTTTTTATTTAAAATATTATTTATATAATAAAAAATATTTAAAAAAAATACTAAAAATAGGTGTCCCTTCTGGTCTTCATATGTTATTTGAAATGAGTGCTTTTTCTATGTCATCTTTTATATCTGGAAAATGTGGAATAAAAGAATTAGCAGCACATCAAATAGTTATTAATTTAGTTTCTTCTACTTTTCTTTTATGTTCAGGATTTTCTATAGTTGCAACAATTAGAATAGGAAATAAATTTGCATTACAAAATTATTTTGAATTAAGAAAAATAGGATGGTCTATAATATATATGGGAATTATATTTATGTCAATATGTAGTTTACTATTTATTTTTTTTCGTAATTATATTCCTTTTTTATATATAAACAATGATAAAGATGTCATTAAAATAACTAAAAAAATAATTATAATTGCTAGTATTTTTCAATTATTTGATGGAATACAATCAATTATTATTGGAGCTTTAAGAGGAATTCAAGATGTTAATATTCCTATGTGGATTAGTTTTTTTTCTTATTGGATAATCGCTCTACCAATTGGATATTTTTTTTCTATATATTTAAAAATGGGGAGTATAGGTGTTTGGAGTGGATTAGGACTTGGAATTACTATATCATCTATTTTATTAATCAATAGATATAATATTTTAACAAAAAAAATTTTAAAAAAAAATTAA
- a CDS encoding DEAD/DEAH box helicase — protein sequence MKTFKEYNFFNNKIITALEEIKFKNPTPIQKKVIPFLLKNKKDLIALAQTGTGKTAAFSLPIIQQLNLNDSFPQAIILCPTRELCIQITHDLIRFSKYISLKIIPLYGGVSIDNQIKYLNKKNHIIVGTPGRILDLIKRKRLNLSNIKYLVLDEADEMLNMGFKEELDAIIDKLPKNRQSLLFSATMSKYINLIAHNYLIDPMEIVIGKKNIGSNDVKHIYYIVNNKNKYLALKRIVDINPEIYGIIFCKTRKETRIIAESLIQDGYNADALYGDLSQKQRESVMNRFKTKILQFLVATDIAARGIDVNDITHVINYNLPYESKIYVHRSGRTGRAGNTGISICIIHYNETYFLKEFEKKIGKSFEQIQIPSGKEICEKQLLHFIKKIKKVIVNDKYMNDYLPQIQQELELFNKKELIKRFSFIEFNRYLSSYKDSKNLNIFYSKNFNKKSFYSKNSNKKSFYSKLFINIGYKDNLTKLKLIHLINQSIKNSRINIGNIEILSNFSLFEIEKRYQKKILIGMSKINHFRKPITIEIKN from the coding sequence ATGAAAACCTTTAAAGAATATAATTTTTTTAATAATAAAATTATTACAGCTTTAGAAGAAATTAAATTTAAAAATCCTACTCCTATACAAAAAAAAGTTATTCCATTTTTATTAAAAAATAAAAAAGATCTTATAGCTTTAGCTCAAACAGGAACAGGAAAAACAGCTGCTTTTAGTTTACCAATTATACAACAATTAAATTTAAATGATTCTTTTCCTCAAGCTATAATTTTATGTCCAACTAGAGAACTTTGTATACAAATTACACATGATCTTATCCGTTTTTCTAAATATATATCATTAAAAATTATTCCATTATATGGAGGAGTAAGTATAGATAATCAAATAAAATATTTAAACAAAAAAAATCATATTATTGTAGGAACTCCTGGAAGAATTCTTGATTTAATTAAAAGAAAACGATTAAATTTATCCAATATTAAATATTTAGTACTTGATGAAGCAGATGAAATGTTAAATATGGGATTTAAAGAAGAATTAGATGCTATTATAGATAAATTACCAAAAAATAGACAAAGTTTATTATTTTCTGCGACTATGTCTAAATATATAAATCTTATTGCACATAATTATTTAATAGATCCAATGGAAATTGTTATAGGTAAAAAAAATATTGGATCTAATGATGTTAAACATATTTATTATATAGTAAATAATAAAAATAAATATTTAGCTTTAAAACGTATTGTTGATATTAATCCTGAGATTTATGGAATTATATTTTGTAAGACTAGAAAAGAAACTAGAATAATCGCAGAATCTTTAATTCAAGATGGTTATAATGCAGATGCACTTTATGGAGATCTTTCACAAAAACAACGTGAATCTGTTATGAATAGATTTAAAACTAAAATATTACAATTTTTAGTAGCCACAGATATTGCTGCTCGTGGAATAGATGTTAATGATATAACTCATGTTATTAATTATAATCTTCCATATGAAAGTAAAATTTATGTACATAGAAGTGGTCGTACTGGAAGAGCTGGAAATACAGGAATATCTATTTGTATCATTCATTATAATGAAACTTATTTTTTAAAAGAATTTGAAAAAAAAATTGGAAAAAGTTTTGAACAAATTCAAATTCCTTCTGGAAAAGAAATATGTGAAAAACAATTATTACATTTTATAAAAAAAATAAAAAAAGTAATAGTTAACGATAAATATATGAATGATTATCTTCCACAAATTCAACAAGAATTAGAATTATTTAATAAAAAAGAATTAATAAAAAGATTTTCTTTTATTGAATTTAACCGTTATCTTTCTTCTTATAAAGATTCTAAAAATCTTAATATTTTTTATTCTAAAAATTTTAATAAAAAATCTTTTTATTCTAAAAATTCTAACAAAAAATCTTTTTATTCTAAATTATTTATAAATATAGGATATAAAGATAATTTAACAAAATTAAAATTAATTCATTTAATTAATCAATCTATAAAGAATTCACGTATTAATATTGGAAATATAGAAATTTTATCTAATTTTTCTTTATTTGAAATAGAAAAACGTTATCAAAAAAAAATATTGATAGGTATGAGTAAGATTAATCATTTTAGAAAACCTATTACTATCGAAATTAAAAATTAA
- the aroC gene encoding chorismate synthase, with translation MAGNTFGKLFKVTTFGESHGNALGGIIDGCPAGITLDFKKIQQELNRRKPGQSTIVSNRNEPDKVKFLSGILNNQTTGTPIGFIIYNKDHKSDDYSHIKNIYRPSHSDFTYEKKYGIRDYKGGGRSSARETICRVVAGSIAKQLINHIQIISYVSSVGKISINQSYHNLNLSKDNIEKSPIRCPDPEISEKMISKIKKIKKQGDTIGGIITCIIKNVPIGIGEPIFNKLHAELAKAMLSINAVKGFEYGSGFMGTQLTGSQHNDFFNKDGTTKTNFSGGIQGGISNGMDINFRVAFKPVATIMKKQTSIDKNGNLISIEGKGRHDPCVLPRAVPIVESMTALVLVDYWMYNKLSKYSLIKKN, from the coding sequence ATGGCAGGTAATACTTTTGGCAAGTTATTTAAAGTAACTACTTTTGGAGAAAGTCATGGAAATGCTTTAGGTGGAATTATTGATGGATGTCCAGCAGGAATAACACTGGATTTTAAAAAAATTCAACAAGAATTAAACCGTAGAAAACCTGGACAATCTACTATTGTATCTAATAGAAATGAACCTGATAAAGTTAAATTTCTTTCTGGAATATTAAATAATCAAACAACAGGAACTCCTATTGGATTTATTATTTATAATAAAGATCATAAATCTGATGATTATTCTCATATTAAAAATATCTATCGTCCTTCTCATTCAGATTTTACATATGAAAAAAAATATGGAATTAGAGATTATAAAGGTGGAGGACGTTCTTCCGCTCGTGAAACAATTTGTAGAGTAGTAGCTGGATCTATCGCGAAACAATTAATAAATCATATCCAAATTATATCATATGTTTCTTCTGTAGGAAAAATATCAATTAATCAATCTTATCATAATCTTAATTTATCTAAAGATAATATCGAAAAATCACCTATTAGATGTCCAGATCCAGAAATATCAGAAAAAATGATATCTAAAATTAAAAAAATTAAAAAACAAGGAGATACTATTGGTGGAATTATTACATGTATTATAAAAAATGTTCCTATAGGCATAGGAGAACCTATTTTTAATAAATTACATGCAGAATTAGCAAAAGCGATGTTATCTATTAATGCAGTAAAAGGATTTGAATATGGAAGTGGTTTTATGGGAACACAATTAACAGGATCACAACATAATGATTTTTTTAATAAAGATGGAACTACTAAAACTAATTTTTCTGGAGGAATTCAAGGAGGAATATCTAATGGAATGGATATTAATTTTAGAGTAGCTTTTAAACCTGTAGCAACTATAATGAAAAAACAAACAAGTATAGATAAAAATGGAAATTTAATTTCTATAGAAGGAAAAGGGAGACATGATCCGTGTGTTCTACCAAGAGCTGTTCCTATTGTAGAATCTATGACAGCATTAGTATTAGTAGATTATTGGATGTATAATAAATTATCTAAATATTCATTAATTAAAAAAAATTGA